In Paenibacillus sp. 1781tsa1, one DNA window encodes the following:
- a CDS encoding PLP-dependent aminotransferase family protein, with product MERSDSRLNMSWKPNPSLDLPLYRQIETYIRQKITTGEWSAGYRLPSQRIWAESMGVNRSTLITALDNLAAAGLLEGRHGGGTYISGSGWHGIAHGAMPNWNEAIEEGWYYPNLPEIQQINQAEFRPNIIRLGTGELAPELMPQDAFNDILYALSQCSRTLNYLEPQGSLALREALSVHLQTAGIQASPDSILIVSGSLQALHLISVGLLPRGSAVLLEKPSYLYSIHAFQSAGLKMSGIPMDDEGLHIARLEDASQHVKDQDHISLLYTIPSFHNPTGSVMSDPRRNELMATARTLGISILEDSAYSDLWLDNPPPPSLKARDQEGRVLHMGTLSKAVSPGLRLGWLVGPEPVIRRLADIKMQTDYGTSSLAQEAAALWFAEGHHAEHMERLRPELRRRRDFMLDLLQRHFHGMAKWKIPAGGFYIWLQFTLSPLSIRQLFHTCLEQDVLIHPGYLYDRLDASHIRLSYAYASPDEMERGLQCLAEAIHRLMDSGS from the coding sequence ATGGAACGTTCTGATTCTCGACTAAACATGAGTTGGAAGCCGAATCCTTCTCTCGACTTGCCCTTATATCGCCAGATTGAAACCTATATCCGCCAGAAAATCACAACAGGTGAATGGTCCGCAGGATACCGTCTCCCCTCACAGCGAATATGGGCTGAGTCCATGGGAGTAAACCGCAGTACATTGATCACTGCCCTTGATAATCTGGCCGCCGCGGGTCTGCTTGAAGGCAGACATGGCGGGGGAACCTATATTTCCGGTTCCGGTTGGCATGGTATAGCTCATGGAGCGATGCCCAACTGGAATGAAGCTATTGAGGAGGGTTGGTACTATCCCAACCTTCCAGAGATCCAGCAGATTAATCAGGCTGAATTCAGGCCCAACATCATACGTCTTGGTACAGGGGAGCTTGCCCCGGAGCTGATGCCTCAGGATGCTTTTAACGATATTCTGTATGCCCTGTCCCAATGTTCTCGTACACTGAACTATCTGGAACCTCAGGGGAGCCTGGCGCTTCGTGAGGCTTTATCCGTCCATTTGCAGACAGCAGGCATTCAGGCCTCCCCGGATTCCATACTGATTGTATCCGGCTCTCTTCAGGCACTGCACTTGATATCAGTCGGACTGCTTCCTCGCGGATCAGCAGTTCTGCTGGAAAAACCATCGTACCTGTATTCGATTCACGCCTTTCAATCGGCAGGGTTGAAAATGAGCGGGATCCCGATGGACGATGAAGGACTGCACATTGCACGCCTGGAGGATGCCTCGCAGCATGTCAAAGATCAAGACCACATCTCGCTTCTCTATACGATACCGAGCTTTCACAATCCCACGGGCTCTGTGATGAGTGATCCTCGCCGGAATGAACTGATGGCCACCGCTCGAACATTAGGCATCTCCATTCTGGAGGATTCGGCCTACAGTGATCTGTGGCTGGACAACCCACCTCCGCCATCACTGAAGGCACGTGACCAGGAAGGACGGGTGCTGCATATGGGCACTTTGTCAAAGGCAGTCAGTCCCGGCTTACGCCTCGGATGGCTGGTAGGGCCAGAGCCGGTCATACGCCGGCTCGCGGATATCAAGATGCAGACCGATTATGGTACCAGCTCACTCGCGCAAGAAGCCGCTGCCTTGTGGTTCGCAGAAGGACATCATGCAGAACATATGGAACGCCTTCGCCCTGAGCTACGCAGACGCAGAGACTTCATGCTGGATCTGTTGCAACGTCACTTTCATGGCATGGCGAAATGGAAAATACCCGCTGGCGGCTTTTACATCTGGTTGCAATTCACTCTGTCCCCGCTCTCTATCCGCCAATTGTTCCATACCTGTCTGGAGCAGGATGTACTTATCCACCCGGGCTACCTATATGACCGGCTGGATGCGAGTCACATTCGGCTGTCTTACGCCTATGCTTCCCCTGATGAGATGGAACGCGGGTTACAATGCCTGGCAGAAGCTATACACAGGCTCATGGATTCTGGCTCATGA
- a CDS encoding carbohydrate ABC transporter permease — MRMQRLNSYLIRLLLILGSLVAMLPIYMAVVNSFKTQGEMFQSFIALPTTLHWENYSDAFNKINLLGSSMNSAIVSFLGIGGIVFCASLAGYKLSRTSGRLSNLIFFLFVASMLVPFHSIMIPLTRVAKGMGVQGSTYGLALIYIGLGVNMAIFLYHGFVKSIPRELEESAQIDGCNEFQTFFQIIFPLLLPITVTIAILDFLWIWNDFLLPLLMLTDVNRYTLILSTNMLFGEYNKEWPLILSSLVLTAIPVILIYAFFQKFIMEGIAEGAVKG; from the coding sequence ATGAGGATGCAACGACTGAACAGCTATCTGATTCGCCTGCTGCTGATCTTGGGCTCTCTCGTTGCCATGCTGCCGATCTACATGGCAGTGGTGAACTCTTTCAAAACACAAGGAGAGATGTTCCAGTCCTTTATCGCGCTGCCGACGACGCTGCACTGGGAGAACTATTCGGACGCATTTAACAAAATCAATCTGTTGGGCAGTTCGATGAACTCGGCCATTGTATCCTTTCTGGGGATTGGTGGTATCGTCTTCTGTGCCTCATTGGCTGGATACAAGCTGTCACGTACCTCCGGTCGACTGAGCAATCTGATCTTCTTCCTGTTTGTGGCATCCATGCTGGTGCCGTTTCATTCAATCATGATTCCGCTGACACGGGTAGCCAAAGGCATGGGCGTTCAAGGAAGTACGTACGGATTGGCTCTGATCTATATCGGGCTTGGTGTGAACATGGCCATCTTCCTCTATCACGGGTTTGTGAAGTCTATTCCACGTGAATTGGAGGAATCGGCTCAGATTGATGGGTGCAATGAGTTTCAGACTTTTTTCCAGATTATCTTCCCGCTCTTGCTTCCAATCACAGTCACCATCGCGATTCTGGACTTTCTGTGGATCTGGAATGACTTCTTATTGCCACTGCTCATGCTGACCGATGTGAATCGGTATACACTGATTCTGTCCACAAACATGTTGTTTGGCGAATATAACAAGGAATGGCCGTTGATTCTGTCATCCTTGGTACTGACTGCGATTCCGGTTATTCTGATCTATGCGTTCTTCCAGAAGTTCATTATGGAGGGCATTGCGGAGGGTGCGGTCAAAGGGTAA
- a CDS encoding carbohydrate ABC transporter permease, giving the protein MATNVFKKYLSLLAFTAPAFVIYAIFLLYPTFSGMFYSLTDWNGLNRDYSFIGLGNFVELFKEDPDFLNSLWFTMKYVIFMLILQNGIALLLAVLIESRTRSKGLFRTLFFMPNMISTIISAFMWTFIFSQVLPQLAQKLAISFLDQQWLGDPKFSFYSILIVSLWNGVGYMMIIYLAALQGVPKSLKEAAVIDGANAFQVLRNVVLPMITHAVTICFFLTLNGAFKVFEVVYGLTGGGPGRATQVITMNIYEEAFSNNFRYGYASAKSVVLFIIVLIFTLIQITVMKKKEVEA; this is encoded by the coding sequence ATGGCTACGAATGTGTTCAAGAAGTATCTGTCACTGCTCGCGTTCACTGCGCCTGCCTTTGTCATCTATGCGATTTTCCTGCTGTATCCCACGTTTAGTGGCATGTTCTATAGTCTGACCGATTGGAACGGACTTAATCGGGATTACAGCTTTATCGGTCTGGGCAACTTTGTTGAATTGTTCAAAGAAGATCCCGACTTCCTGAACTCCCTGTGGTTCACGATGAAATATGTAATATTTATGCTCATTCTGCAAAATGGAATTGCCTTGCTGCTCGCCGTGTTGATTGAATCACGGACGCGCAGCAAAGGGCTATTCCGGACCCTGTTCTTCATGCCTAACATGATCAGTACGATCATTAGTGCCTTCATGTGGACATTCATCTTCTCTCAGGTGCTGCCACAGCTCGCACAGAAACTGGCCATTTCGTTCCTGGACCAGCAATGGCTGGGAGATCCGAAGTTTTCATTTTATTCCATTCTGATCGTTTCGCTCTGGAACGGTGTGGGGTATATGATGATCATCTATCTGGCCGCTCTCCAGGGTGTGCCAAAAAGTCTCAAGGAAGCGGCGGTTATTGATGGCGCCAACGCTTTCCAGGTTCTGCGCAATGTGGTGTTGCCGATGATTACTCATGCCGTTACGATCTGTTTCTTCCTGACGCTGAACGGAGCCTTCAAGGTGTTCGAAGTGGTCTATGGACTGACGGGTGGTGGACCGGGCCGGGCCACACAGGTTATCACAATGAACATTTATGAAGAAGCGTTCTCCAACAACTTCAGGTACGGCTATGCGAGTGCCAAATCGGTTGTGCTGTTCATCATCGTACTCATCTTTACACTCATCCAGATCACCGTCATGAAGAAGAAAGAGGTGGAAGCATGA